In Mycobacterium sp. ITM-2016-00317, the genomic window TGGTCGTCGGTGAATTCCGGCATCATCGCGGCAGGGTCGGCGATTCTCGCGGTGCGGTATCCGCGGAGATTCCCCGATGCGGCCGCCATCGCCTCACGTGACCGGCCCCGGCTGTAGGTGATGGACTGACCTTCCCTGACGCCGAGGCCTCTGCCGACCTCGACGGCGTCCTGATCGGCGCCCATGTAGAGGAACTCCCACCCGTGCTCGTCGGTCTGGCGTTCCACGAGGGCTCTCACGTCGGACTGCCGCCACTCCTTGCTGGAGTTCTCCATGCCGTCGGTCATGATGGCGACCACCACCGTGCCCGGTCGGTCTGCCTCGGGCATGGCGGCGATCTCGGCCGCCGTGTCGGTGATGACGCGCCCCATCGAGTCGAACAGCGCCGTGCCGCCGCGCGGCAAGAGCGCCAACGGAGGCACGTCGGCCAGCGGGATGCCCTGATAGACAACCTCATACTCGTTGTCGAACTGCGCCAACGTCACGGTGCAGTCGCCTTGGCCGGCTCGTTGCTCGGTCAGGAACGCGTCGAATCCGCCGATCACGTCGGTCCGTATCGACGCCATCGAGCCAGACCGGTCGAGCAGGAACACAATTCGCGTGAGACTCGGGTTGGGCATGGGTGGTCCTTCCGGATTCAGGAGGGTTTGGTGGTGCGTCGGGGTTTGAACCGCATCGGCTCGGCGGGGGGTTCCGGGGGGAGAGGCGTTCGGGCGTACTTGTGTTGGCGGGCGCGCTTGACGTCTTCAGCGGTGACGCGCCCTCCCGAGGTGGCATAGGGCGCCAATCTGGCCGTGTTGGCCAGTCGCGGGCCCACCGCATTCTCGGTGAGACCGGCATGCTTTCCCGCCGCCGCGAGTGACATCTCGTCATCGACGACGGCGCTGGCCAACTGCTCGTCCAGCAGCTGGCCGACTTCGGTCAGGACGGACCGAAGGTTCTGCAACGCTTCAGCTTTCGTGGTGGCCGACTCTGCCTGCTCAAGGTAGGCACGAATTGCTTCGTATCGGTTGGGCATGACCGACCGTACCGCATAAACTGCGGTATCCGCAATATCTGCGGATCCGCGGTGCGGAATGGGTGCAGCTGCGGTGCCCGAACTGCTCTGGTCGATATCGACACCCTGCACGTCCAAATGGTCGACGCGCCAGGAATCCACAGCCCTGAGGTGAATCTCGCACAGAGGAGTTCGGGAAGGGGTCCGGTGGACAGAGCCCGCACCGCGATTCCGCAAACCCAGACCTCGTTGTCGGTGCGCACGCCTAACATGCGTTCAGGGGCGGCAGCAAACATTCGCGCGGGGGTCACATGAGTAAGGGTTCATCCAGCGGATCGGGCGTGGGCGGACTCGTCATCTTCGTCATCGTGTTGATCGCGATGGTTCCCAAACCGGTGTGGATATTCATAGGCATTCTCGCCGGTTGCGCCCTCGTCACCTGGCT contains:
- a CDS encoding VWA domain-containing protein, whose product is MPNPSLTRIVFLLDRSGSMASIRTDVIGGFDAFLTEQRAGQGDCTVTLAQFDNEYEVVYQGIPLADVPPLALLPRGGTALFDSMGRVITDTAAEIAAMPEADRPGTVVVAIMTDGMENSSKEWRQSDVRALVERQTDEHGWEFLYMGADQDAVEVGRGLGVREGQSITYSRGRSREAMAAASGNLRGYRTARIADPAAMMPEFTDDQRAHLAADDAATS